The window CATGACATGTTTGCCTGATTAGCTCTCGAGCTTTCAAGCCAACATCACCAGTCAAAACTTGATAACGATACTTCGTTACAAAAACGAAATGGTACTGAATTTTGAAGACTGTATGACTTCCATATCTATAATCCATAATCATGCTCCAACATCATCGATGACCGTAAAATATCATAGCTGAAGCTGACCGACTAAAGTCGGTGGTTTTAACCTTTTAGGTGACGAATAAATTATTTTAAAGAAGAACTACCCACGGATAGCCTTATACCATATATGGACCCTCTCGCATTGCAAGGCATAATGATGAAGATTAATGAAACTCGTTTGCTGCCATATATTCGGCTTAGTTGAGAATGTGAATTCTCTAGCCCTGATGGATTTCGCACCTTATCTTCATATCATTCTAACGGCCTTACAGCCTTTGGTATTACCTGAGTTTTATAAGGTGGTTATGAGCCTTTAATCATCAATATCATGTCTTGTGCAATTCAGTGAGTGGATGTATTTAGCCTTAACTTACATTATGTGGGTTAAGGTTTTAGCTGATAATCTTGTCCATTATGTACCATCGCCCAAGCGAATCTTGCCATTTTATTCGCCAAAGCAACACAGGCTTTGTTAAAACCTATTCGCTCTGCCAGGCTCGCTGCCCAACGGCTAACTTGATCATTTTTATTACTCGCATTTCTCAATGCACTTCTAGCGCCATTGATCAATTGAGTTCGAATGTAAGTATTACCTCGCTTACTTATCCCTAATAAACGCGCCTTATCTCCGGTAGAATGTTGCTTAGGAACTAAACCACACCAAGCGGAAAAGTGGCGACCATTTCGGAAGTGCTCACCTTTACCTAGCGCAACCAAAAGTATTGTAGAGATAATCGGTCCAACACCTGACATTGTCATTAACCGCTGTGATATAGGGTGTGAAAGTGCAACTCGCTGTATTTCATTATCGGCTTGCTTTACCTTCTCATCTAAAACAAGGAGCTCTTCATGTAATAAAAAGAACTGGCGGCGGGCTAACTCAGTAAGCTCATTATTACTCTCTTCCAGAATAAACGGTAATTCTTTGCGAAGATGGGCTACCCCTTGGCGAAGAACAATGCCATATTCTGATAATAATCCTCGAGTCTGATTACCTAAAGCTGTTCTCTGCCTTACAAGCCGTTCCCTTACTCTATGCAGTAATTGAATATCTTGCTGTTCAATACTTTTGTACGGAACTGTCCTTATATCATCCCGTTGGGCAACATCCGCAATAGCATTCGCGTCGTTAAAATCATTTTTATTGCCTTTACGATGACTTGCAACATACTGGGGAGCAATCATGACAGCCTTATGACCATAGGCTGAGATTACTCGACACCAATAATGGCTGGCTCCGCAAGCTTCTAAAGCAACTGTACAGGGTGGTTTATTCGCAAAATAAGTAAATAACTTAGCTCGTGTTAGTTTGGCTTTGCTCAGTACACGCCCTCTACTGTTTTTTTCAACGGCATGAAAGACAGACTTTGCAGTATCTAAACCAATCGTTAAACTATTCATGTGACCCTCTCTTCGCTATTGAACATCAACTTCAATATGGCTCATTTGAAGCCGATTGGGGGGAGAGGGTCCATACCATTATTCTAGTTAAATATATGATCTAATTGAGGCTATCCCCCTGTGTCAGACTACTTGTCGCTTCTAATTTTCATTAGAGGTATTAAAAATGAGTGTAAAATTCACCGAAGCATTTAAGATACAAGCTGTTCAAAAAGCACTTAACCGATCTGCTGACAGTAACATTAAAGACGTTGCTGACTCATTTGGTGTTGGCTTTTCAACCTTAACCAAATGGATCCGACAAGCCAAAAATCATGAATTTGAAATGGCTTCAGAAGCTGAGTTAAAAATGATGTCTAATGAGAAACGTCCACAAGATTGGACTCTAGAAGAACGACTTGAAATTATCATCCAGTGTGCTGCCTTGGATGAGAAAGCTATCAATGAATTGTGTCGTGAAAGCGGCATTTATCCTCATCATATTCAGCAATGGAAGACGGATTTTGTTAATGGCAAAAAATCATCTTCAGTAACACCAAGATCGGGTGAAGTGAAAGAGCTGAAAATAGAGAATAAAGCACTTAAAAAAGAGTTAAACCGCAAGGATAAAGCGCTGGCTGAAACGGCCGCATTGTTAGTTCTCCAAAAAAAAGTAAACGCCATCTGGGGAGCCGACGAGGACAGCTAATAACAAACAGCGAACGTGAAGAAATCCTTAGCTTGATCAACGAGGCTCAGGCAACAGGAGCTCGGCAGTCTCAAGCCTGTAAAATTATTGGCCTGAATTCAAAAACCATACAGCGCTGGAAATATAACGATAATACTCATGACAAACGGCTAAATGCTCAAAGGGCACCCAAAAACAAGCTAACAGACTTGGAGAGGCAACATATTATTAATGTTGCCAATGAAGCTACATATGCAAATTTACCCCCGAATCAGATAGTGCCGATACTGGCAGATAAAGGGATTTATCTGGGTTCTGAG is drawn from Photobacterium profundum SS9 and contains these coding sequences:
- a CDS encoding IS3-like element ISPpr7 family transposase (programmed frameshift) is translated as MSVKFTEAFKIQAVQKALNRSADSNIKDVADSFGVGFSTLTKWIRQAKNHEFEMASEAELKMMSNEKRPQDWTLEERLEIIIQCAALDEKAINELCRESGIYPHHIQQWKTDFVNGKKSSSVTPRSGEVKELKIENKALKKELNRKDKALAETAALLVLQKKGKRHLGSRRGQLITNSEREEILSLINEAQATGARQSQACKIIGLNSKTIQRWKYNDNTHDKRLNAQRAPKNKLTDLERQHIINVANEATYANLPPNQIVPILADKGIYLGSESTFYRILKAHKLLNHRQRSKPCQKVKKPKALVATGPNQVYTWDITYLPTTVKGLFFYLYMVMDVFSRKVVGWQVHDNESSALAADLMTDICKREDIKRGQVVLHSDNGSPMKGATMLATLQELGVMPSLSRPSVSNDNPYSESLFRTLKYRPEYPEKAFLNIASSRRWVDDFVCWYNNEHRHSGIKFVTPAQRHTGRDIEILAQRTRLYHAAKARHPERWSGNIKNLEPVGSVYLTPEKGKANSKEVETA
- a CDS encoding IS110-like element ISPpr8 family transposase, yielding MNSLTIGLDTAKSVFHAVEKNSRGRVLSKAKLTRAKLFTYFANKPPCTVALEACGASHYWCRVISAYGHKAVMIAPQYVASHRKGNKNDFNDANAIADVAQRDDIRTVPYKSIEQQDIQLLHRVRERLVRQRTALGNQTRGLLSEYGIVLRQGVAHLRKELPFILEESNNELTELARRQFFLLHEELLVLDEKVKQADNEIQRVALSHPISQRLMTMSGVGPIISTILLVALGKGEHFRNGRHFSAWCGLVPKQHSTGDKARLLGISKRGNTYIRTQLINGARSALRNASNKNDQVSRWAASLAERIGFNKACVALANKMARFAWAMVHNGQDYQLKP